GCGAGTGACTTTCCTTTTCGACAATCTGTCGCCGGTTAAATCCACAGAGCAATCGATGTCTTCTATCACGATGATAGAGCGATTCGTCGTTTGGATCAGCAGAGCTCGGAGCTCGGAGTTGTCTGTGACCTTCGTCAGTTCGAGATCGTAGACGTCGTAGCAGAGGAAATTGGCCATGGCGGCGATGAGGCTGGATTTTCCGGATCCAGGAGGACCGTAGAGCAGATAGCCGCGCTTCCAAGCTCGTCCGATCTTGTGGTAGAAATCTCGTCCTTCTGAAAACGCAGTTAGGTCATCCATGAGCTGTTTCTTGAGCTCCGGCTCCATCGCCAGGGCTTCGAAGGTCGAAGGATGCCTGAACGGAATGGAGGCCCATCCGGACTCGTAAGATCCGTGGCCGTTGTTGGTGAAGAGCCTCCTTTCGCGAGAGACTCGCTCGAACTCCTCCGCTCGGGCAGTGAGGTGGTCGAGATAGGGCGACAACAGCGGGAGGCGGTGGCGCTTGGGGAGCTTGAGAGTGAAGCTGCGGCGCTCGTCGAGCGAGTCCTGGACGGCGTCGACGTGGTGAGTCCAGGAGAGGCGATGGCCAGCGAAGGAGTCGTGGACGGTGTGGTTGGGGGCGACGGTGAAGGAAATGCGGCTGGAGGACTTGGAGCGGGAGAGGGTGAGGCGGCGGCAGGCGGCGGAGGAGTGGAGGGAGTTGAGGTAGAGGCTGATGTGGCGGTAGAGGTCGTTGACGTCGACGCCGCAGTAGCCGTTGAACTCAGGGATCTCGAAGTAGGAGTAAGGGCTGAAGAAGTCGGTGAGGGATTCGTAGAAGGAgctgaggagagagagaagctgCGAAGGCAAGACGTTCTGGAGAACGGTGAGGAGTCCCAGAAGCGACCACAGCTGCGACAATAcctccattaattaattaattaatttcagcTTCTTCTCTCTGTATCTGATCGATCGATCATTAGTTCTATCTCTCTGtctatatatagaaagagaaagaggaattataacttataagaagaataagaagaagaagacgacaacGGGAGAGAGATAAAAGGCACTGTTCGAGTTGAGGCTGAGGCTGCCAAAAAGCATATTAGCGTCCAAAGATAAAGCCAAAGCTGAGGCAAAACAAAGCCCACTGcccccagagagagagagagagagagaggaaacaTGACACGAGCGAGGGGGCCACGAGCTTTTGCTTTTGACGGACTAGgaatttgtttgtttattgattatttatttattataaaactttatcttaaaattatcatttttgatTGATCTTTCGTGgctcttatttttaattttgataaataaaataaattataggtaAAGGTTTTATCTCATTAcgtaaaacaaaaaatcaaattttgagaCCTAAATTtgaaatccctcaccttaagGGCTCCCGCAGCTCAACCCCAAGATTTCTATAAGAGAAATAAATCACGAAATTCAACAGTGAAATTGAAACACGAGACCTATGACTGATTATATAGTAGCTAGAATCTAAAATTCTTTGAGACCAATACATGTACGATCTCAACCACTGGGCTATGTTCGTGAAGGCgcaaaaaatcaaacttatgACCTATTAATACGAATCTTTAACTTATCTTGATTTAAAAAGTTATCTTGTGTTATGAGATCAATTATAAAGCATTATCTTTGGGCGGTGTTTGGTGGATGCAAGAAAAGCGTCTGGGATTTAGACATGAATTGAAAGATGAGAATGTTCTAATTCCAACGATAATTATCCCTAACCTTATGAATCAGCATATCACCTTCTTTAAATGATGATCATATGATGAGACAAATCTACACCGCTAAATACCGAACCGTTGTTCCGTTCTTACCATGTTCCACGTGGACCCCATTACGTACGATAAAGTCCTTGCACTCATGAGTTCTCTCACGGGATTTTAGCAAAAATATAAGGaatctataattttaattacgTTTTTTATTAGCGTTAAAATCATCAATCATGttaaatatacattatttttgtatattttgaattacataaaaaaatattatgaccaaaataccgtTGTCTCCATGCGCCTCATGAGAgacatttttgtcattgatacacttTTGTGTAACTTAAAGTGTACATAAAGGTGTACTAATAAcattattctaaaattattaatataaaaaaaatatttttttattttcttttctctttctttttatattctttatttctttatgttATGGGCGATCTCCGGGAATCAGCTAACGAGCTGGACCCGATCCCGCAGGGCGAACCCAAAATACCCAAGGCCCAATAGGCCGGTCGGAATTCCTTAGAGGCCCGCTAGACCCAAAGATCGAGGACCACCAATGAAGAGTCTCACGGTAAAAAGTCAGGTCGCTTGAAGACAGCGACCTCGCCCTAAGCTCGCTCGCTCGAAACAACATCCCAACATCACATCATGACTTCAGCTTCGCCGAAAGACACGCCAAAGATTAGAACAGCCAGAAGACCGCGAGATAATCAGAAGCGATATACACCTGCTTAtcagaagtaattcaaatccctgaagacaaggaACATATCCCTGAAATTCCGAACGATAAGGAAAGCGCCATCAACGGAATAGACTCCTTCCATACTTAGAACTGATTCGAATTATAAATAATacgactctatttatagaggatgaTACGCCACTGTAAAAAGAAGGATGACTGAATTACATACTATGACTCTGtcagaataaccagagaacagtcgtggattAGGCACGATTtgagccgaaccacgtaaaaatcttgtgtgtttcttgtttgttcttttgcttCTGTTTCTTACTCTTCGGCACCCGTTATCGCATTGTGGGCTCTCGGACTCCGGTTGACGGTTCTCGTACGTCAACACTTTATAagacaaattaatcaaatttcaatAGTTTGtagatctttttctttttttaattcaacGATgactaaattattattgaattagAGAGAGACACTCGaattttaattagtttgttgcaggagaagaagaagaagaataaatatatatatatttattcgaATTTTTTCCAATGCATAGAGAGAGACATACGGAAGATTGGAGCATATGCATCTTCTCTTTAAATTCACGTCTTTTCTTGGGCAAAAGGGTTGCTTTTGATTGTTTTTCCACCCAACGTTTCATcaaatttgttcttttttatgtttcttggtTTTCACAACCCACCTTAAAATTAGATTACCACCAAACTCATCCCCCCTTAAATTGTTGTATAAATATCACAAATAtcgatataatttttttataatcatatCTAAATTCTCAATTTTAGCTTCATAAACTATTACATTGATGTGAATCTAGACGAGTCTCTATTAAAGCCAAAATTAAGCTAATTTTATCTCAAAGTTAAAAGTCAAAGAAATTACCAATCAatgcatgatttttttttttttaggtggagggggggggggggggggggaatgaatTTATGAAAAGAATATAACCACACATCTTTAGGTCCAAAAGGGTCTCTTTAGTTTGTGAAAGCAATTTTGCAGCCCaataaagccaaaaaaaaaaaagatccctAGTGGAGCTGGAGGGCTCTTTTTGAGGTGTCCAATTCCCCAAAAATGGTTGAAATTTAGgttaaaagtaaagaaaaagagaggaaaaaagaaCGGAGAAGAGGGGCTTTGGTTGACACTTAAAGCCACAGCCACAAGCATGCAAGCAAGCATGCATGCATGGAGATGGGCACATGCGAGCCTAAAACACCCTAACCAACACAGAGTCAGCCTTGCAGAAAGACAGACCAACAAGAGagaatcaatcaacaatatatatatatatgtatatatatatagctcaaatttaatatttataatgtgTCAAATCATCAATTGGCTGGCTCAGAGATCCGCTTCATTACCATTTTAGACAAAGTATAtgataacaaattaattttaaaaaatattttgctatttttaagCACCGACATATGATCATCATATTTTGTCACTCTCGAACTCTGTCTACTCGTCAAAAGACGACCGATTTTTGAAATCTACGACTAAATTTTGTGTCGCAAAATAATTGGTtgtctcaaaatttatattctttgaggaccaacaaatataaaaaaaaaaatgaacataaCATAGAATCTAAGATATTATgagataaaattcatatagtgGATGTCCTTACAATAGTTTGAGAAGTGAGGATTGTATGGGGGAGCAGATGAGCAACTAATTGGTTGGTAGTGGGAAGAGGGTAAAGGGGGGAATCAGTTCCATTAATTGGCGCTGGGCTTTGCCATTGGGGCAATGGccaatggagaaaaaggaaaagaacaaataaaaagCAGAAAACAAAAGGGGCACCAAAAATGGAGCTTTGGATGCTCTTTTGCctgtcccttttttttttttttatctccttAATATTCTCCCCCTCCTCAAAGCCTGCCTgcactgctctctctctctctctctctctctctctatatatatatatatatatattcggatTTAAAAGGTGAAGAGTTTGATAGTGATGAAAGAGTGTGGCCGACCCGACCCTCTTAAAGGCTAAAGCTAGGTATGGCTTCAAGTTAACTTTGGATTAGGATTGCCGGAAAGGAACAATTTATGCATTTGTATTGAATGTTGTGCTGGGCTAAGAGGAAGGGGTTGGGCTCCCAGGCACAACCCGGCCCAATCCCCCAAGCCATAGGCCCACGAGCTGCACAACCACGCGGCGCCATATTACTTGGATTTGGAGAAAATGAATTCATACtatatcaataaattttgttgtgtataaaatcatttcctttattaatatatattattaaaatagtaataataataaaatttataatgcaATAAAGGTTGAGAGATAATTgtatagatatattttaaaattgtacaagtatattaaaaatataattatatatatttatatttttaatgaaattagtTAAATAGAGGTTGAGGTCGAGGCACCCCAACTTTGTCCGTTACCCCATTGTACTAGCCTCGTACCCACCACTCCTCGTTGCCTACCCTAGTGACGACAAGATGCTCTTCAATAAACACTTTATAAGGAACATTGATGAGATCCTATTTACACCTTATATGATTTTGTGGACTTAGGGTTGTTAATCAACTTACCTCGAAGATTAATAGAGACCAAGCctaaattttacaataaatttaggcttattgtatttcctagcaaaattgttaggaaatacaataaattttacaattaagAAGATCTAAAGCCTGTTTGATTGgctatttttttcatgaaaaattgtcATTTTCTACCTAAATTCAAGTTTTTGGAGTGTTTGATTGaccaaatttttcatgaaaaatatttttccactCAGGGTTACGTGACCCTCTTTTTTCACTtttactagaaaataaattcccATCGGAGGTCAGAGAAATTATTTTCCAGGCAAGCTTTGAAATGTCTCTTGGAGAGAGAATGAACCAAACTTGGTCTTTCCCTTAGCTTTGAGGGGTTGGTCGGCGAACGGGAGGCGAATGTGGGGTGACGGCCTTTTTGTAAGAGCGGAAGAGGCGCTGCATTGAGTAGGGGCGGAAAGAGGTGAAGAGCAGATTACAcgcagaaatatatatatacattatagtGAGGAAGATGGGTCTTTGTTAGGTAAGATGGGTTTCTGCTGAGTCTCTGCTTTGCTGGGTCTCTGTtgcaatgtatatatatatatatatatacattacaaTGAGGAAGATGGGTCTCTACTAGGTAAAATGGGTCTCTACTgcaatgtacatatatatatatatatatacacacacattacAGTGAGAAAGATGGATCTCTGCTGCAATGAGGAAGATGGGTCTCTgctgcaatatatatatatatatatatatacattgccTTCATCTTTGCTCAGCAACAAAGATCTTCCTCTCTTCTCAGCAACAAAGATGGGTCTCTGCTCTTCATCTCCTTCCTTGCTGCTCAGCAACAAAAatgggtctctctctctttctacatTTCCTTCCTCGTTGCTCAACAACAAAGATGGGTCTTTGAAGGATGGATGAATTGGGAGatgtatatttgtgtttgatttatatttttttgaatatgtatatttaatttatttttgtaattaattattaatttgtatattattgaTCAGTGTATAtgtgattatttttatgaaaaataatcgcaatcaaaaattaaaagttagaaaattataacaatttctaggtaaaaaattaagctaatcaaacaccttcaattgatattttccttGGAATATAATTCTAGACAATTGAATTaccaagaaaacattttctttccATGCAAATTCCATGtttgtaatcaaacacaccctaagagTTAAACCTCTCAATTATAATATCTCTCTAAAATATACAACAAAACTTGAATAAAGTATAGTGAATGAATTATAGCCTTAGTTGAGAGAAAGATTGAAAGATTGAGcacaagaaagaaagatgggaaCACTTGAAACTTTTTATCACTTCGTAACTTTTTTTAATGCGTCCTTAGAttggtatttataggtttctcttgtattttgaattaattgaccGTTGGGAGTATTAAATGCTTGCAAAAACTAGCCATTTAATCAGGTCAATGGAGAAACTGTTGACAATTTATCAAATCAGTCAATTGTTTCCATCGAGAAATTTGAAATCAACGTATGATTTTGGGTAaatattccattttttttttaaaagatgcTTCTTTAGAAAACCACTTGACTGTTTTGATAAGAAgttgatagttttgaaaaaaaattgaaattatacAGTGACAATTGACTCTTTTTAAACTTACGTAAAaagtacaaaaaattaaaatttaccctatcgatagttcaagataatggtcGACTTCTTTTTGTATAAGGTCAAAATTGATGGACTCTTTTTGACAACAAGTCAGAATGTTTCGACTTGCTTTCATCAACCCATAAACAAAAAGCACAAAATGGTTGACTTCTTTTCAACAAATATTGACAGTTTTGCCTTGTTCATTTTAaaagagtattttatttttttcaaaatattttaacacacacacacacactctaaAAAacgttctttttaaaatattttcaaagtaTGATGTTCCAATTTAACTTTCATGCCACAAAAGATTTTGTGTGCATTGAAAGCATAAATTTATCCTTTGacattatttgaatatttcatgTTCGATTTCTAAagatataaaacatatttcattcaaaaaatataaaatgtttcatcatcaaaagcaaATCAACATATGGCATAGTGTCAAGTGTAAGGCATTAGTTGTGCCAACACTATCTtcaaatattaaagaaaatgtaacaTTCAATAATGAGGGGTAAATCCTTATAATAGGAAAGACGCACAAAGGTGGTTGAATATAGGGTTGCAACTGAATGAGTAGAGCCGAGCAAGCTTGGcttgtgatttaatttttaagcttGAGCTCAACTTGGGCTCAGTTTGTCAAAAAGTTAACGAGCCAAATTCGGCTTTGAGGTATACACGAGCTTGAGCGCTTGCTAACAAACTCAAGCTCGAGCTTAGACTCACCAGaacttattatatattttgtttaaatctaatttttttattttactttattatatatacatgttatattatgttaaatgattaaattaatatatatataataattttaaatatattcaatttaattatattattataataatttaaagtttgataactttattttaaataatatatttataaaattataaataaatatattaatgtatttataaataaatttgttcatgaattttttGCGAACTTCTAATTGAACAAGTTTATGAGTCTCTAATTAAGTTTATTAGTATTCACAAACTTTTAATCAACTATGTTCATGAAGTTTAATGAACTGAGTTTTATTAAACTCAAGTTCGCTTTGTTTACCTTAACGAATGAACTCAAATGAGATTTTGTCAAATCAAACACCGAGTCACTCTAAATAGTTTGGCTCATTTGTAATCCTACTTGAACGCAAGATGGTAGACTTTGTGCTCAAGATTGAAAACCATTTCCCATTTGGTGAGgaccatttttttcatttatactacataaataaaataatagaagtTATTATCTTGAAAAGCACTCACTAAAATTTGGAAAAGCCCAACCCAATATCCGAGTCATAGGCCCATAAGCATGTGGTACCACATTGctttgatttagaaaataaataataatactatataaataaaatttttggatatatacatattgattttttaatattggAAATACTATTTGTCCATCAagttaatattttcatattaatatgtatgtatatatatatatatcaaatttacaATTTGAAATGTTATAAGAGAATGTTTTACtaataatcaaaagaaaaagagaggagcTACAAGGGAAAGGAGAGAGATTTCAGTGGCCGACAAGTTGTGAACCAGTGCCTATAGAGAAGATGCATCGACAGTTGACAAGTAGCAGATGGCAAGACTATGGCGGTGTTTGGATAGTTCCAGCAAACCAGGGCGGTGGCTGAACCGGTAGGACAGCTGAATTAATCGACTCTTAGAATTGTTAGTCAAGTGATAATTAGATTAccccattaaaataatatgtGGAGGGTTTTTCTGTCTTTctctattttaaaaattatttgcataaaaatttagatttacTTGAATGACCATACCTTTTTCTCTTATAATTACACTATTTACTTAAGTactaataagataaatttcttaaatataacattattttaaatcttactcTAGTAATTTTCTTTTACTCAAGTAATGATGTTCTCTTAGTCgcataattagtttaattattcgagtaattttttatattttctatacaGGTAACTCGATTAACTTTTCAAATCACTTGAGTAATTTTTTACCCattttgtaaataatattttactctACTAATCTTTAGTTTTACCTAATACCCTAagatttttacttttatattttattactcaattaatgtCTACACAAGCTTGAGTAATCATGGGTGAacttaaaattgcattttaaaGCTTCATACTTGCCTCAATTGATCTTATTTTATAggtaaaatacatattttaatccCTATACTTATATGTTTTATTCATTTAAACACTTAAaacttttttgttgttttaaagaTATCCCTAAATTTACAATTTCGAGTCAATTGTACCCTTGAACTTGTTGtttctaaaatatgtatttggcaCAATTAGTTAAGATACATGTTGTAGTAGAAAACTAATACTTTCTtgctacaaaaaattaaaactaatacTTTATATCATAAGTAAATACTATTAACTACGAGACTTTGACTACGATTTTCACTACGAAATATTTTTGTAACTGAttgatttttgttataaaaattgaattttttgctacaaaaatttttgtaaagaaaatcaaattttgttgTAGTGTACATCATCATCTACCATTGGTTGTttatcaattacgacaattgaTGTGCCTAGCAGAAGTAGAAGAGCTACTTGTCTATGAGTTCATAGAAATTTTTAGTTGTGCTAAGTCCAAATTGCACTAGTTATATTTGATGCCATCTTTTCCCCTATGAACTCAACTTTGATAGCTAGGCTGACATTTTCCTTTGCATATGTGAATGGCATTGTGTTAGGACTTTAGTCTTAactaatatttttctttgaagatagaattagaattgagagagaaataacaagaattgaggagaaaataaaagagtataAGAGGGGGAGAACATAttgaaattaaagagaattgaccaaaattatggagaattcacgagaaatgagggagaaaataGACCTAATTTATGGGAGAATAGaaagatttcaataattttcttgtaattcATACATAATTCTCGACAGCGTGTgaataactttatatataagctATCTCAAACTCTACAAGGCAGTTACCACTAATAGTAACTACTGTTAAATCATTCTATTACTctataagtgtaatttttagagTGTAACTGTAAATAaccattaaataaatatataacaactaaaaaataaaataaaaagacatcTTCCAAATTTTTGGAGTCATGATCAAGGGCGAATTTACATGTGAGCCTACTACCGCATTAattttttagtgaaaaaaataatgtttaataACAGTCCacctaaaaaaaattacaactcatCTCAAAATCTGTGATATACAACTCTCCATTTTTGGGCATAACctatttataagtaaaaaattgTAAATCTAAGACTAAACTCATCCAAATTTTATCATTAACTTTAAACAAACTCAAATAATATTAGtgaaaatttgttttaattatataagaattttattatattaatttttaaaattttaaattccctCAACATAAATTTCTTTCTGAATCTGCCCTGATAGTGACACATTGTTGACTTGGTGGTAGATTTATACgttgttattttcaaaagtgACACATTGTTGACTTGGTGGTAGATTTATAcgttgttattttcaaaatgtctTATTGGTATTTGTACTTGTGTTTTACGAGTAGAGGTGTTCATGGTGCGATTTTAGCAATTTAGACTATTTTCAACACACCAAATCGCACATGGGGTTTGGCATTAAACCAAGTCTGGTTTGGTCCGTGAAAACCATACCAGACCACACCATAATTtgcggtgcggtttggtgcGATTTTCGTGGTCTGATGCCATGCAATATTAATCAAAAGCAGAGGTTTGGCCAAAAAAATGCACCAAATCGCATATGCAGTTTGCACCTCTTAACAGATCGAGCAATTTGTTTCTACGATTTGAGAAACAGGAAACCCTAATATGCCAGCAACTAAACCCATAGAATAATCCTATAACCCTGAAACTCAGAACCCAATAGAGCAGTAAATGAGAGAACTTACAGTGGtagtgagcgagagagaggcagggGTGCTGGGCAACCCGCACAATAACAACTGCCGACCACCGAGCTGTCCGGAGTCAACAACCATAGAACGGATCAAGAGTGGAGTGTTCGAgagcgagcaagagagaggtcGACGTGTAATGAACCAAAGCCAAGAGTGACAAAGAGGCAGAGGGAGCGCCGCAGTGACCAGACCACCAGTAGAGAGCGAGATGCAACGAGTCAACGACTATTGACTACAGCGTTGTGGATGGCAATGGTGGGGGGCGGTGGAGCTTGCAGCGATGGGAGATAGTGGCAGCGATCGAAGAGAGGCTGTGGgagcagagagggagagagagaatgtaagagagagaaagaaatgagaaatggggGTTGGTGCCGATCGACAGTCGTTCGAGGGAAAGGGGAAAGAAAGAGGGTGCGACGGGTGTGGATGGGTGCAAATGgcttagggttagggtttggttgggggaaaggggagagagaggagaggaagagctGAAGAGACCTCCTGCccctttttataattataatatatgaattatatattttttaaaattatatattatatattcgGGCGCCAATCTGCCAAACTGCGAACCGCGCGGTTTGGCAGTTTTTTAAACTGAACCGGACCTCCACTTTAAAAAAACCGACCGGTTTGGTTCGGCCAGAAACTGCGGTCTAACGGCTTTTTTGAACACGCCTATTTACGAGGTccatttaacatttaaaagctGTCATCCCGATAGGTGGGGTCAGGCATAAAAAGcttatcaagaaaaaaaaaaaaaattcaaacagaaGAGACTGCATGGAGTTATGATACAGGTGTCTGTTGTTATCTATTTGAGCTTTAACGGAAAACCAACCATACTTTATGGTATAAAGCATTCAGTAACTTAAAAACCTGTTAGTTAATCCATATTTTGTGGAGAACAAGTTATAAAAATGAATCTGGTTACATCATGATGCTAAGGCGATAATTTAAtcatgttatcatttgttgaaaGATACAATGAGGAAATATCAGTTAGGATTGTTTGGTCTAATATGGTGGGGATCAGTAAGTGCTTCAATTGAGAAGATTGATGCTAGTTTCACATTTAGGGTAATGCTGCTAGGGGATGACAGAAGCCGCAGTTTACCTAGATTAATTAACCTGTCTGGAGATAACAAAGAAGGGCATTTTGTTCTAATTTAATTGAGATGACAACCCTTTTACAGAAATAAGATCTATGTAGTTGGTTGCTACTAGCTGGAAAAAGGGCTTTTATCAATTCATTGAGTTCAGTTGAATGAATGTTACAGAAAACTGGAATCACTCTGATAGATCTTTTGAACGCACACTTTCACACACGAATGTtacagaaaacagaaaataaaataataaggaaATAGAGAACAAAACAACAACTCACAATACACTagagattatcctggttcagatcacCATAAGAATGAtgaccctacatccagccttccaACCAAAAGTAATCTTTATTATGTTCTTGAATGAATCAGTACAAAAGCTTCACACGAGCACGCTTTACCGAGATTACAAAGGCTATCAAATTAGacttttctctcttaattcaCTCGTCTGTTTTTCTGTGTCCCATAGACAAAGTCCAgccatctatttatagagtataGAGGCGGACTTTACAATTTAGAATACCGGTAGTTATCGTTAGAGATTAGGTAGTTACCGTTATAGCTTTGCCTAACAAACTCCCTGAAGCTTTAACTGATTCAGAACGCGTCTTTGGGCTTACTCGATGCAAACAAATAATTAACAGGTTGTGGGTTGAATTGTTATAGAAGGTTCTCATATTGCTTTTAGATTTTTTGAAGTTGCCCATAAACATGCTTAATCATTGTCAAACGTGATTGGATTCTGAAGTGCAGATGAAGCATAGTATTGGACTCATGCTTTCTTCCACGTTTCTCTGCCCCTTCTACAAAATTATCCCCGATCTTCATTTTCGTTCCTCTCACATATAGCCAGTCCATTGGGACAAGTGGGGGATTGCCAATGTACCACAGCTGATGCAGTTGCAGCAAGTGGAGTACCTAGCCCCTTGGAACTCGAGAGAAACGTAACCCCTGCTAATGGCGTCTatcttattctttcttttcatcttttgaaATGAGCCTCTAATTTTAGTGTTGATATATGTTAAATCATTAATTTCCTTAATACTACGTACAGTTGCTTGGGGTTcagacttttttatttttttataattaaatctgctaatgttttttattattaaatctaCCGCTAGCTAGCTATTTGCATGAAGGTGATTGTGAACCACAATCTTGACTTGAATCTTATTGATGCCTGTACAGCGAGCTGCAGCCTGCATGAGCTGTGTATTATCCTATGTATAAACTGTAATTTGGCCTTTTTCTGTGGCAGGTGGTGATATATATGGTGGAAGGGTCATAACAGTCAAGTGGGGTGAATACACTAGATATATAGAAGGATCGGAATAGAAGGAACTGCAGATGCAATCAAGGAAGGAGGCTATCAGTAAGCTTTCTCCTGATTCGTCGTCTCTGAGTAAATACAGTAAAATTGTTTTCtcgtattttttaatgtttcaaaacaaaaaacgtTTTAAAAATGTCGAAACGATACTTCAAGAATTATCCTTAAAATA
The Diospyros lotus cultivar Yz01 chromosome 12, ASM1463336v1, whole genome shotgun sequence DNA segment above includes these coding regions:
- the LOC127813919 gene encoding AAA-ATPase At4g25835-like, with product MEVLSQLWSLLGLLTVLQNVLPSQLLSLLSSFYESLTDFFSPYSYFEIPEFNGYCGVDVNDLYRHISLYLNSLHSSAACRRLTLSRSKSSSRISFTVAPNHTVHDSFAGHRLSWTHHVDAVQDSLDERRSFTLKLPKRHRLPLLSPYLDHLTARAEEFERVSRERRLFTNNGHGSYESGWASIPFRHPSTFEALAMEPELKKQLMDDLTAFSEGRDFYHKIGRAWKRGYLLYGPPGSGKSSLIAAMANFLCYDVYDLELTKVTDNSELRALLIQTTNRSIIVIEDIDCSVDLTGDRLSKRKVTRREKGRRVPDDDCGDDNGRVTLSGLLNFTDGLWSCCGEERIIVFTTNHRDNVDPALVRCGRMDVHVSLGTCGAHAFKALVKNYLGVESHALFDVAESCIRSGGALTPAQIGEILLRNRRDADVAMKAVISAMQAKMLGADVDLAEGGREYDEWTARTPESSLERRLTESPENWDGSPGRCRGKKRKEGSQWERKVKFWVRLRSLSKSDSGRRGV